A region from the bacterium genome encodes:
- a CDS encoding ABC transporter permease: MKRSSGRWIAQRLGQMLLVLWVIATILFLIFRLMPGNPLVAYIDPTFTTEQQKALMHEFGLDLPLWQQYAIFLRASATGDMGVSFTYRAPVWKLVWEALPNTLILTLGAVIIAFVTGTISGAFLAWKRGTAIESTGIPLALAVRAAPEFWVGMILLAVFSFSLRWFPSSGTANPGVVYASLWQQVTSLDFLRHLTLPLVTLVLYLQGLPLLLMRSNMLDVMEEEFVVMARMKGLPEGRILLRHAARNALLPVATAFALVIGYSLGGNVVVENVFSWPGLGRLLVRAVAAKDYPLAQGAFLLIAAVAIAMNLLADIAYSWLDPRVSYAKR, encoded by the coding sequence ATGAAGCGCTCATCGGGACGGTGGATCGCACAGCGGCTGGGTCAGATGCTGCTCGTGCTCTGGGTGATCGCGACGATCCTGTTTCTGATTTTCCGCCTCATGCCGGGGAATCCACTCGTCGCGTACATCGACCCCACCTTTACAACCGAGCAGCAGAAGGCCCTCATGCACGAGTTCGGCCTCGACCTCCCCCTGTGGCAGCAATATGCGATCTTTCTCCGCGCCTCTGCGACTGGGGACATGGGCGTCTCCTTCACGTACCGTGCGCCGGTCTGGAAGCTGGTCTGGGAGGCCCTCCCCAACACGCTGATCCTGACGCTGGGCGCCGTGATCATCGCCTTCGTGACTGGCACGATCTCGGGAGCGTTCCTCGCGTGGAAGCGGGGCACGGCGATCGAGTCCACGGGAATCCCGTTGGCCCTGGCGGTGCGGGCCGCGCCGGAGTTCTGGGTGGGCATGATCCTACTCGCGGTCTTCTCGTTCTCCCTCCGGTGGTTCCCGTCGTCCGGGACCGCGAACCCCGGGGTCGTGTACGCCTCGCTCTGGCAGCAGGTCACGAGCCTGGACTTCCTCCGTCATCTCACGCTGCCGCTCGTCACACTCGTCCTCTACCTGCAGGGGCTCCCCCTCCTCTTAATGCGCAGCAACATGCTGGATGTGATGGAGGAAGAGTTCGTCGTGATGGCACGGATGAAGGGCCTGCCCGAGGGGCGCATCCTACTGCGCCACGCGGCGCGCAACGCGCTCCTTCCGGTGGCGACCGCATTCGCCCTGGTGATCGGGTACAGTCTGGGAGGCAACGTCGTCGTCGAGAACGTCTTCAGCTGGCCGGGGCTCGGCCGGCTGCTGGTCCGGGCGGTCGCGGCGAAGGACTATCCGCTCGCCCAGGGCGCGTTTCTCCTGATCGCCG